The Sesamum indicum cultivar Zhongzhi No. 13 linkage group LG2, S_indicum_v1.0, whole genome shotgun sequence genome contains a region encoding:
- the LOC105155617 gene encoding uncharacterized protein LOC105155617, protein MGYSTHSTGTLNMGQQGTWDSNVSNYSTVNEVISSDNVHGSMVVASDQGLQTDDSFDFVSSTDGLFSTNFDLQQFDNGHVVSSQVKDPTTVVNTLTSDATNGEEEFWSSWIAEFARDC, encoded by the exons ATGGGATATTCGACACATTCTACTGGCACACTCAACATGGGACAACAAGGAACTTGGGACAGTAATGTCTCAAATTATAGTACAGTGAATGAAGTAATTTCCAGTGACAATGTGCATGGAAGTATGGTGGTTGCATCAGACCAGGGGCTTCAAACTGATGACTCCTTTGACTTTGTTTCTTCTACTGATGGTctattttcaactaattttgaTTTGCAACAGTTTGACAACGGTCATGTGGTCTCCAGCCAAGTTAAAGATCCTACTACTGTTGTCAACACT CTGACATCTGATGCAACTAACGGCGAAGAGGAATTTTGGAGTTCGTGGATCGCAGAATTTGCAAGGGATTGTTGA